One window from the genome of Amaranthus tricolor cultivar Red isolate AtriRed21 chromosome 9, ASM2621246v1, whole genome shotgun sequence encodes:
- the LOC130823815 gene encoding U-box domain-containing protein 27-like yields MGKIDDLYITVPSFFKCPISLDIMKSPVSLCTGVTYDRASIQQWLESGNNTCPATMQVLDSKEFVPNHTLQRLIQIWCNNNHLSHFRSNLNPKFQSISCAVVKDLIIQLVEKEHADGFGIMFEIFVKILCFATESDDNTKFLANDEKFIDYLVKFLCSKGPDLKPDLLEAVLKIFHLIITKGKKILNPSSCNSISTTLVRILRTRGSGSEFGSQVAAAGIIETFAQNPELKKHVFEHHELVFELVQVLKHREIKQDEIQAILSCLISLSSARTNKRKLIRVGGVKIIVDLMSNINSKNLTIELLVTQLETLVGCTEGRAAIIDDPNCLQMIISKVMKVSKSTNEHCIAILWSLCYLFRDQRAKEGVMRSNGGLTKILLLMQSDCSPAVKKMCCDLLRIFRVNSKSCLSSYDTKTTHIMPF; encoded by the coding sequence ATGGGTAAGATTGATGATCTATACATAACAGTTCCCAGTTTCTTCAAATGTCCGATTTCACTTGATATAATGAAATCTCCGGTCAGTCTTTGCACTGGTGTAACGTACGATCGTGCGAGTATTCAACAATGGTTGGAGAGCGGGAATAATACATGTCCAGCTACTATGCAGGTTCTTGACAGCAAGGAATTCGTACCGAATCATACTCTTCAACGACTCATTCAGATCTGGTGTAACAACAATCATCTATCTCATTTTCGTTCTAATTTGAATCCGAAATTTCAATCGATTTCTTGTGCTGTTGTTAAGGATTTAATCATACAATTGGTTGAAAAAGAACATGCAGATGGATTTGGGATAATGTTTGAGATTTTTGTTAAGATTCTTTGTTTTGCTACCGAATCAGACGATAATACCAAATTTTTAGCGAATGATGAGaagtttattgattatttaGTTAAATTTCTGTGTTCTAAAGGTCCAGATCTGAAACCAGACCTTCTAGAAGCTGTTTTGAAGATATTTCATCTGATTATTACGAAGGGAAAGAAGATACTAAATCCGAGCAGCTGCAACTCTATCTCGACGACTCTAGTCCGGATCTTGAGAACTAGAGGGTCCGGGTCCGAGTTTGGGTCCCAAGTTGCAGCCGCGGGCATAATTGAGACGTTTGCTCAAAACCCAGAATTAAAAAAGCATGTGTTTGAGCATCACGAGCTTGTATTTGAGCTCGTGCAAGTGCTCAAACACCGAGAAATCAAGCAAGATGAAATACAAGCTATTTTATCTTGCTTGATTTCTCTCTCTTCAGCTCGGactaacaaaagaaaattaatccGTGTTGGAGGAGTTAAAATAATAGTGGACTTGATGTCCAACATTAATAGTAAAAATTTGACTATTGAGCTCCTCGTGACCCAACTAGAAACGCTAGTTGGGTGCACGGAGGGGCGAGCAGCGATAATTGATGATCCAAATTGTTTACAAATGATCATCAGCAAGGTTATGAAGGTTTCGAAATCGACGAATGAGCATTGTATTGCAATTCTATGGAGTTTGTGTTATTTGTTTAGAGATCAAAGGGCTAAAGAAGGTGTAATGAGAAGTAATGGTGGATTAACAAAGATATTGTTGTTAATGCAAAGTGATTGTTCTCCTGCTGTGAAGAAGATGTGTTGTGATTTacttaggatttttagggttaatTCTAAATCTTGTCTTTCTAGCTATGATACTAAAACTACTCATATTATGCCATTTTAA